From one Lolium rigidum isolate FL_2022 chromosome 4, APGP_CSIRO_Lrig_0.1, whole genome shotgun sequence genomic stretch:
- the LOC124647539 gene encoding uncharacterized protein LOC124647539 yields MDLEQGAIPLVDKEEQDPTRIEEGEEEDGSGSRSSINLAMLTDKSQLERLALLLRNNEEALMRRVMRSEQERVEYIRTVTDAYRLSVALLQDCTRLREESTAPEAAPVARDVHDYVIYGLNLCMQNVRNCCMRVDVLGKLRAHYDALAQGLADDSAAVAAEAAEFKASMWEYCYSHRSAAARARSRDYSNVLRLEGVDLPELLRRQQVTLGPGYAGDFEDLKDSQKLEVYNSVIVASGRAKLPDQLVLSGRSARKGKTLAEAISVFIMAAGNMVYDVFTAEHNAEAILRGSLNVMAAVGAFAVDVAVTGAVTKAVANAGAALFACSLAGFVVGAIAGLIFITVSGRLIDLIIGSPRKVPPIRDLKFHTAVMPDGMTLANQIGRS; encoded by the coding sequence ATGGATTTAGAGCAAGGCGCAATTCCCCTTGTGGACAAAGAGGAGCAAGACCCAACAAGAattgaggagggggaggaggaggatgggAGTGGGAGCAGGAGCAGCATTAATCTGGCGATGCTGACAGACAAGTCCCAGCTGGAGAGGCTGGCGTTGCTGCTGCGGAACAACGAGGAGGCCCTGATGCGGCGGGTCATGAGGTCGGAGCAAGAGCGCGTGGAATACATCAGGACTGTGACCGACGCGTACCGGCTGTCGGTGGCGCTGCTGCAGGACTGCACCAGGCTCAGGGAAGAATCTACGGCGCCGGAGGCGGCGCCGGTGGCGCGAGACGTGCACGACTACGTCATCTACGGCCTCAACCTGTGCATGCAGAACGTGCGCAACTGCTGCATGCGCGTGGACGTGCTCGGCAAGCTGAGGGCCCACTACGACGCCCTCGCCCAGGGCCTCGCCGACGACTCGGCCGCCGTGGCTGCCGAGGCCGCCGAGTTCAAGGCCTCCATGTGGGAGTACTGCTACAGCCACCGGAGCGCCGCcgcgcgggccaggtccagggACTACTCCAACGTGCTCCGCCTGGAGGGGGTCGACCTCCCGGAGCTGCTCAGGAGGCAGCAGGTCACGCTCGGCCCCGGCTACGCCGGCGACTTCGAGGACCTCAAGGACTCCCAGAAGCTGGAGGTGTACAACAGCGTCATCGTGGCCTCGGGGCGCGCCAAGCTGCCCGACCAGCTGGTCCTCTCCGGCCGCAGCGCCCGCAAGGGCAAGACTCTCGCGGAGGCCATCTCCGTCTTCATCATGGCGGCGGGCAACATGGTGTACGACGTCTTCACCGCCGAGCACAACGCGGAAGCCATCCTCAGAGGCAGCCTCAACGTCATGGCCGCGGTCGGGGCATTCGCCGTCGATGTCGCCGTCACCGGGGCCGTCACCAAGGCTGTCGCCAACGCCGGCGCGGCACTCTTCGCGTGCTCGCTCGCCGGCTTTGTGGTTGGTGCCATCGCCGGACTCATCTTCATCACCGTCAGCGGCCGCCTCATCGACCTCATCATCGGCTCCCCTAGAAAGGTGCCTCCCATCCGGGACCTCAAGTTCCACACCGCCGTCATGCCCGATGGAATGACACTCGCAAATCAAATTGGTCGTTCATAA